The Actinocatenispora sera genome has a window encoding:
- a CDS encoding ornithine cyclodeaminase family protein, with protein sequence MSETAPVPRHLTAEALRTVLPMDAAIAAIDAALAAGLDPEADPARTAVDVPAGQLLLMPASSARYAGVKIAGVAPANPARGLPRITGTYLLLDGATLQPLATFDGPALTALRTPAVSAVAIAALTEDRPLDVLLYGTGPQAAGHVEAVRAVRTIRRLRVAGRDPARTAGFVDRCVEAGMPAEVADAAAVGAADLVVCCTSSRTPLFDGALLAEHATVVAMGSHEPAVREVDTATVRRALLYVEARSAALREAGDLLLAGVDERRTLVNLAELRTATVRRDVPRLFKSVGMAWQDIAVAAAAQARLAAAEPGRVVER encoded by the coding sequence ATGAGCGAGACGGCGCCGGTCCCCCGGCACCTGACCGCCGAGGCGTTGCGCACCGTGCTGCCGATGGACGCCGCGATCGCGGCCATCGACGCCGCACTCGCCGCCGGCCTGGATCCGGAGGCGGACCCGGCACGTACGGCCGTCGACGTGCCGGCCGGGCAGCTGCTGCTGATGCCCGCGTCGTCCGCCCGGTACGCGGGGGTCAAGATCGCCGGGGTGGCCCCGGCCAACCCGGCCCGCGGCCTGCCCCGGATCACCGGGACCTACCTGCTGCTGGACGGCGCCACGTTGCAGCCGCTCGCCACGTTCGACGGGCCGGCGCTGACCGCGCTGCGTACCCCGGCGGTGTCGGCGGTCGCGATCGCCGCGCTCACCGAGGACCGGCCGCTGGACGTGCTGCTGTACGGCACGGGGCCGCAGGCGGCCGGGCACGTCGAGGCGGTTCGGGCGGTACGGACGATCCGCCGGCTGCGGGTGGCGGGGCGCGACCCGGCCCGTACCGCCGGGTTCGTCGACCGGTGCGTCGAGGCCGGGATGCCGGCCGAGGTCGCGGACGCCGCGGCGGTCGGCGCCGCCGATCTGGTCGTCTGCTGCACCAGCTCCCGCACGCCGCTGTTCGACGGCGCGCTGCTCGCCGAGCACGCGACCGTGGTCGCGATGGGCTCGCACGAACCGGCCGTGCGGGAGGTCGACACCGCGACGGTGCGCCGCGCGCTGCTGTACGTGGAGGCCCGGTCGGCGGCGCTGCGCGAGGCGGGCGACCTGCTGCTGGCCGGCGTCGACGAGCGGCGGACGCTGGTCAACCTGGCCGAGCTGCGCACCGCGACCGTCCGCCGCGACGTGCCGCGGCTGTTCAAGAGCGTCGGGATGGCCTGGCAGGACATCGCTGTCGCCGCGGCGGCGCAGGCGCGCCTGGCCGCGGCCGAACCGGGGAGGGTGGTCGAGCGGTGA
- a CDS encoding proline racemase family protein, translating to MPRYTTVDYHTAGEPFRIVTGGLTEIAGTTVAQRRVTAAASEPVDRVRQLLCHEPRGHADMYGCFLVPPDDAGADLGVLFWHRDGFSTACGHGTIALGAWAVESGRVAADPDGVTDVRIDVPSGRVTARVRCRAGAVESVTFRNVPSYVLARGLELDTDLGTVTVDVSYGGAIYASVPAAAFGLTVTPDRHHELVAAGRAVQLALAGTAAARHPGDDRLSGVYGTILYDELPATASGPRQRNVTVFADGQVDRSPCGSGTSARLALLADELAGGAVLTHDSIVGSTFLGRVVGTTEAGGRPAVHTEIDGCAYRTGEHVFTLDPRDPLPGFVLR from the coding sequence ATGCCGCGATACACGACGGTCGACTACCACACGGCCGGCGAGCCGTTTCGCATCGTCACCGGCGGGCTGACCGAGATCGCCGGTACGACGGTGGCGCAGCGTCGGGTGACGGCGGCCGCGAGCGAGCCGGTCGACCGGGTGCGGCAGCTGCTGTGCCACGAGCCGCGCGGCCACGCCGACATGTACGGCTGCTTCCTGGTACCGCCGGACGACGCCGGCGCCGATCTCGGCGTGCTGTTCTGGCACCGGGACGGGTTCTCGACCGCCTGCGGGCACGGCACGATCGCGCTCGGCGCCTGGGCGGTGGAGTCCGGCCGGGTCGCCGCCGACCCGGACGGGGTCACCGACGTACGCATCGACGTACCGTCCGGGCGGGTCACCGCCCGGGTGCGCTGCCGTGCCGGCGCGGTCGAGTCGGTGACGTTTCGCAACGTGCCGTCCTACGTGCTGGCCCGCGGGCTGGAGCTGGACACCGATCTGGGCACGGTGACCGTCGACGTGTCGTACGGCGGGGCGATCTACGCCAGCGTGCCGGCCGCGGCGTTCGGCCTGACGGTGACGCCGGACCGGCACCACGAGCTGGTCGCGGCCGGCCGCGCGGTGCAGCTCGCGCTCGCCGGTACCGCCGCGGCCCGGCACCCCGGCGACGACCGGCTGTCCGGCGTGTACGGCACGATCCTGTACGACGAGCTGCCGGCGACGGCGTCCGGGCCACGGCAGCGCAACGTGACGGTGTTCGCCGACGGCCAGGTGGACCGCTCCCCGTGCGGTTCGGGTACCTCGGCCCGGCTGGCGCTGCTCGCCGACGAGCTGGCCGGCGGGGCGGTGCTGACGCACGACTCGATCGTCGGCAGCACGTTCCTCGGCCGGGTGGTCGGCACCACCGAGGCCGGCGGGCGGCCCGCGGTGCACACCGAGATCGACGGCTGCGCGTACCGGACCGGCGAGCACGTGTTCACGCTCGACCCCCGCGACCCGCTGCCCGGCTTCGTCCTGCGATGA
- a CDS encoding ABC transporter ATP-binding protein produces the protein MLEIDGIDVSYGGVQALHGMSLTVADGEVVALLGNNGAGKTSTLSAVSGLVRPTGGRIVFDGHDITRASPPEIVGLGLVHVPEGRRIFSTLTVQENLQMGGYLVRDPAETRRRIDRVYGLLPRLRERRDQQGGTLSGGEQQMLAVGRAIVAGPRLLMLDEPSMGLAPLVVTAVMELIAEINADGTSVLLVEQNAKAALKIATRGYVVENGRCVLDAPAGQLADDSRVVEAYLGGV, from the coding sequence ATGCTTGAGATCGACGGGATCGACGTGTCGTACGGCGGGGTGCAGGCACTGCACGGCATGTCGCTGACGGTGGCCGACGGCGAGGTCGTCGCGCTGCTCGGCAACAACGGTGCCGGCAAGACCAGTACCCTGTCCGCGGTGTCCGGGCTGGTGCGCCCGACCGGCGGCCGGATCGTCTTCGACGGCCACGACATCACCCGGGCCAGCCCGCCGGAGATCGTCGGGCTGGGGCTGGTGCACGTACCGGAGGGCCGGCGGATCTTCTCCACCCTCACCGTGCAGGAGAACCTGCAGATGGGCGGCTACCTGGTCCGCGATCCGGCGGAGACCAGGCGCCGCATCGACCGGGTGTACGGGCTGCTGCCCCGGCTGCGCGAGCGGCGCGACCAGCAGGGCGGCACGCTGTCCGGCGGCGAGCAGCAGATGCTCGCGGTCGGCCGGGCGATCGTGGCCGGGCCGCGGCTGCTGATGCTCGACGAGCCCTCGATGGGGCTCGCCCCGCTGGTGGTGACCGCGGTGATGGAGCTGATCGCGGAGATCAACGCCGACGGCACCTCGGTACTGCTGGTCGAGCAGAATGCGAAGGCCGCGCTGAAGATCGCCACCCGCGGCTACGTGGTCGAGAACGGCCGGTGCGTGCTCGACGCACCGGCCGGGCAACTGGCCGACGACAGCCGGGTGGTCGAGGCGTACCTCGGCGGCGTGTGA
- a CDS encoding ABC transporter ATP-binding protein yields the protein MSALLEVADLHLAFGGVKAVDGLSFQVHEAEIVSVIGPNGAGKTSAFNCITGFYRATSGAITIDGTDVTRLRPSAVAARGVSRTFQNVRLFGDLPVLDNVRAGTHLWLRQHVFDALLHTPRYRRTEQVATDEAHRWLDFVGLRADRTGPARALPYGEQRRVEIARALARHPKLLLLDEPAAGLNHGEKLELLELIRRIRDLGIAIVLIEHDMGLVMEVSQRVVVLNFGKEIADGSPEAVRRDPAVIEAYLGSDDEPSGATGDEPAGQTGDEERSGATGDGGPSGQTGDGGPSGLTEERTADA from the coding sequence ATGAGCGCGCTGCTGGAGGTGGCGGACCTGCACCTCGCGTTCGGCGGGGTGAAGGCGGTCGACGGGCTCAGCTTCCAGGTGCACGAGGCCGAGATCGTGTCGGTGATCGGGCCGAACGGCGCCGGCAAGACGTCCGCGTTCAACTGCATCACCGGGTTCTACCGGGCCACCAGCGGGGCCATCACCATCGACGGCACCGACGTGACCCGGCTGCGGCCGTCGGCCGTCGCCGCCCGCGGCGTGTCCCGCACGTTCCAGAACGTCCGGCTGTTCGGTGACCTGCCCGTGCTGGACAACGTGCGCGCCGGCACCCACCTGTGGTTGCGCCAGCACGTGTTCGATGCGTTGCTGCACACCCCGCGGTATCGCCGCACCGAGCAGGTCGCCACCGACGAGGCGCACCGGTGGCTGGACTTCGTCGGGCTGCGCGCCGACCGGACCGGGCCGGCGCGCGCCCTGCCGTACGGGGAGCAGCGGCGGGTGGAGATCGCCCGGGCGCTGGCCCGGCACCCGAAGTTGCTGCTGCTCGACGAGCCGGCCGCCGGCCTCAACCACGGCGAGAAGCTCGAACTGCTGGAGCTGATCCGGCGCATCCGGGACCTCGGCATCGCGATCGTGCTGATCGAGCACGACATGGGCCTGGTCATGGAGGTGTCCCAGCGGGTGGTCGTGCTCAACTTCGGCAAGGAGATCGCGGACGGCTCCCCCGAGGCCGTGCGGCGCGACCCGGCGGTGATCGAGGCGTACCTCGGCAGCGACGACGAACCGTCCGGGGCGACCGGCGACGAACCGGCGGGGCAGACCGGCGACGAGGAGCGGTCCGGGGCGACCGGCGACGGCGGGCCGTCCGGGCAGACCGGCGACGGCGGGCCGTCCGGGCTTACGGAGGAGAGGACCGCCGATGCTTGA
- a CDS encoding branched-chain amino acid ABC transporter permease has protein sequence MTTTKTAKPPNPPTGGGLGNAAKTVLRSRWIGPIGLLIGAIAPILIATPYAMNVMTSALIFVMLAVGLNIVVGQCGLLDLGYAAFFAVGAYTSGILATRLHWPLLATIPAVIVVTVLAGIVVGGPTLRLRSDYLAIVTLGFGEIIRVTANNLSITGGPEGIYGIPSLSVGGVDLSNSVVFYYVVLAIVACAVLGANRLIRSRLGRAWRFIREDEDAAEAMGVHTYRVKMAAYIAGAVWGGLAGVLFGAQLSAISPASFTFLQSALVLMAVVLGGMGSTPGVVIGALFVTMLPEALRGLSDYRYFAFGALLIIVMVLRPQGLWPARTRETARTARRSATFDGEVRIR, from the coding sequence ATGACCACGACCAAGACGGCGAAGCCGCCGAACCCGCCCACCGGGGGCGGTCTCGGCAACGCCGCGAAGACCGTCCTGCGCAGCCGCTGGATCGGCCCGATCGGGCTGTTGATCGGCGCGATCGCGCCGATCCTGATCGCCACCCCGTACGCGATGAACGTGATGACCAGTGCGCTGATCTTCGTGATGCTCGCGGTCGGGCTCAACATCGTGGTCGGCCAGTGCGGCCTGCTCGACCTCGGGTATGCGGCGTTCTTCGCGGTCGGCGCCTACACCAGCGGCATCCTCGCCACCCGGCTGCACTGGCCGCTGCTCGCGACGATCCCGGCCGTGATCGTGGTGACCGTACTGGCCGGCATCGTGGTCGGCGGCCCCACCCTGCGGCTGCGCAGCGACTACCTGGCCATCGTGACGCTGGGGTTCGGCGAGATCATCCGGGTCACCGCGAACAACCTGTCCATCACCGGCGGCCCGGAAGGCATCTACGGCATCCCGAGCCTGTCGGTCGGCGGCGTCGACCTGAGCAACTCGGTCGTCTTCTACTACGTGGTGCTCGCCATCGTCGCCTGCGCGGTACTGGGCGCCAACCGGCTGATCCGTTCCCGGCTGGGGCGCGCGTGGCGGTTCATCCGGGAGGACGAGGACGCCGCCGAGGCGATGGGCGTGCACACCTACCGGGTCAAGATGGCCGCCTACATCGCCGGCGCCGTCTGGGGCGGGCTGGCCGGCGTGCTGTTCGGCGCGCAGCTGTCCGCGATCTCGCCCGCGAGCTTCACGTTCCTGCAGTCGGCCCTGGTGCTGATGGCCGTGGTACTGGGCGGGATGGGCTCCACCCCCGGCGTGGTGATCGGCGCGCTGTTCGTCACCATGCTGCCGGAGGCGTTGCGCGGGCTGTCGGACTACCGGTACTTCGCCTTCGGCGCGCTGCTGATCATCGTGATGGTGCTGCGGCCGCAGGGACTGTGGCCCGCCCGTACCCGGGAAACGGCCCGCACCGCCCGCCGGTCGGCCACGTTCGACGGCGAGGTGCGGATCCGATGA
- a CDS encoding branched-chain amino acid ABC transporter permease, which translates to MTQIIWNGLFVGSFYALVALGYSMVYGIMKLLNFAHGDLYMLGAFIGFALLTSFSGFTATLSLVALLVVLLLSMVGTGLAGVAIERIAYRPLRSAPRLSLLITAVGASFALEYGMRIIAGPNPQVYPVRLGGSSVHVLGARIGVAQLVLIGVAIALMVTLNAMVMRSRQGRAMRAIALDPVAARLMGVDVNRVIAQAFFIGSALAGAAGVMAGSYYGSINFLMGFIIGLKAFTAAVIGGIGSFKGAMLGGVVLGLLESFGTHFLGGQWRDVFAFAFLILFLTVRPTGLLGERVTERV; encoded by the coding sequence ATGACACAGATCATCTGGAACGGTCTGTTCGTCGGCTCGTTCTACGCGCTGGTCGCGCTGGGCTACAGCATGGTCTACGGGATCATGAAGCTGCTCAACTTCGCCCACGGTGACCTCTACATGCTCGGCGCGTTCATCGGTTTCGCGCTGCTCACCTCGTTCAGCGGATTCACCGCCACGCTGTCGCTCGTCGCGCTGCTCGTGGTGCTGCTGCTGTCGATGGTCGGTACGGGCCTCGCCGGCGTGGCGATCGAACGCATCGCGTACCGGCCACTGCGCAGCGCGCCCCGGTTGTCGCTGCTGATCACCGCGGTCGGCGCATCGTTCGCGCTGGAGTACGGGATGCGCATCATCGCCGGCCCGAACCCGCAGGTGTACCCGGTGCGGTTGGGCGGCTCCTCGGTGCACGTGCTCGGCGCCCGGATCGGCGTCGCGCAGCTGGTCCTCATCGGTGTCGCGATCGCGCTGATGGTCACGCTCAACGCGATGGTGATGCGCTCCCGGCAGGGCCGGGCGATGCGCGCCATCGCGCTGGATCCGGTGGCCGCCCGGCTGATGGGCGTGGACGTCAACCGGGTGATCGCGCAGGCGTTCTTCATCGGCTCGGCGCTGGCCGGCGCGGCCGGCGTGATGGCCGGCTCGTACTACGGCAGCATCAACTTCCTGATGGGCTTCATCATCGGGCTCAAGGCGTTCACCGCCGCGGTGATCGGCGGGATCGGCAGCTTCAAGGGCGCCATGCTCGGCGGTGTCGTGCTCGGCCTGCTCGAGTCGTTCGGTACGCACTTCCTCGGCGGGCAGTGGCGCGACGTGTTCGCGTTCGCCTTCCTGATCCTGTTCCTGACCGTGCGGCCGACCGGCCTGCTCGGCGAGCGCGTCACGGAGCGTGTGTGA
- a CDS encoding branched-chain amino acid ABC transporter substrate-binding protein, which produces MRKTKLAVALVAVSTLALSGCQGVFGGSDKSGSDGPITLGMAIPMSGSSSAIGPYMKNGAQLAVDEINAKGGVLGRKLKLNVQDGACDPKTASTAANKLVAAGVTMSIGGYCSSATLPTLSVFNKANIPMIIPAANSADLVSQHLPNVFLINGTGVQQAQSAVTWLTKQQAKRVALVDDSTSYSTDITKRTKADIAKAGGSMKTVLHESVNAGESDYSSNVHDIVSARPDFVYWTGYYQEGGLIIRQLRQAGYKGKVMVADGSVDGKLISVAGQSTAQGVYATMTETPDTMPGAGDWIASYKKKFGAEPGPYSPQSYDAVRVAAKAMKDAKSTDGKKIEAALMKIDGFPLFSGKLKFTADHTLTEGGFVILEVKGAKFTLADDLKN; this is translated from the coding sequence ATGCGGAAGACGAAGCTCGCCGTCGCGCTCGTCGCGGTGTCGACGCTTGCCCTGAGCGGCTGTCAGGGCGTGTTCGGTGGTAGCGACAAGAGCGGTTCGGACGGCCCGATCACGCTCGGGATGGCCATCCCCATGTCCGGCAGCAGCTCGGCGATCGGCCCGTACATGAAGAACGGCGCCCAGCTCGCGGTCGACGAGATCAACGCCAAGGGCGGGGTGCTCGGCCGCAAACTCAAGCTCAACGTGCAGGACGGCGCCTGCGATCCCAAGACCGCGAGTACCGCGGCGAACAAGCTGGTCGCGGCCGGCGTGACGATGTCGATCGGCGGCTACTGCTCGTCCGCCACGCTGCCGACACTGTCGGTGTTCAACAAGGCGAACATCCCGATGATCATCCCGGCCGCGAACTCGGCCGACCTGGTCTCGCAGCACCTGCCGAACGTGTTCCTGATCAACGGTACCGGCGTGCAGCAGGCGCAGTCCGCGGTCACCTGGCTGACCAAGCAGCAGGCCAAGCGGGTCGCGCTGGTCGACGACAGCACCAGCTACTCCACCGACATCACCAAGCGCACCAAGGCCGACATCGCCAAGGCGGGCGGCAGCATGAAGACGGTGCTGCACGAGTCGGTGAACGCCGGGGAGAGCGACTACAGCTCCAACGTGCACGACATCGTGTCGGCCCGCCCCGACTTCGTCTACTGGACCGGCTACTACCAGGAGGGCGGGCTGATCATCCGGCAGCTGCGCCAGGCCGGCTACAAGGGGAAGGTCATGGTCGCCGACGGCAGCGTCGACGGCAAGCTGATCAGCGTGGCCGGGCAGTCCACCGCCCAGGGCGTGTACGCCACGATGACCGAGACGCCCGACACGATGCCGGGTGCCGGTGACTGGATCGCCTCGTACAAGAAGAAGTTCGGCGCCGAACCCGGACCGTACTCGCCGCAGTCGTACGACGCGGTGCGGGTGGCGGCCAAGGCGATGAAGGACGCGAAGAGCACGGACGGCAAGAAGATCGAGGCCGCCCTGATGAAGATCGACGGGTTCCCGCTGTTCTCCGGCAAGCTCAAGTTCACCGCCGATCACACCCTCACCGAGGGCGGATTCGTGATCCTGGAGGTGAAGGGCGCCAAGTTCACCCTCGCCGACGACCTCAAGAACTAG
- a CDS encoding MHYT domain-containing protein, producing the protein MHHFSYGLLTPILAYAASYVGCLLGLMCAARARVLTGGGRRGWLLIAAVSLGGTGIWVMHFIAMLGFTVNDATIRYNMPLTVISALVAIVAVGAGLAVVGNDARKLHRIALGGVLTGVGVAGMHYLGMAAMVMPATMSFEPILFTLSVLIAVVAATVALWFTLVIRGRAATLAAAAVMGVAVCGMHYTGMAAMRLTPDPAGGIGGTSFTGLLPPVLLVVSVVTVVLLIFVAFSASPAELVEDAEFAARMRRTAQERQERVDALGPRPQSESIVAPSAGAAVAGQPRIPSRPSPSPTPNPHRLGRRATTRPGND; encoded by the coding sequence ATGCATCACTTCAGCTACGGACTGTTAACGCCGATCCTGGCGTACGCAGCATCCTACGTCGGCTGCCTGCTCGGCCTGATGTGCGCGGCCCGGGCCCGGGTGCTGACCGGCGGCGGACGCCGCGGCTGGCTGCTGATCGCCGCCGTCTCGCTCGGCGGTACCGGCATCTGGGTCATGCACTTCATCGCGATGCTCGGCTTCACGGTCAACGACGCGACGATCCGCTACAACATGCCGCTGACCGTGATCAGCGCGCTGGTGGCGATCGTGGCGGTCGGCGCCGGGCTCGCCGTGGTCGGCAACGACGCCCGCAAGCTGCACCGGATCGCGCTCGGCGGCGTACTCACGGGGGTCGGCGTGGCGGGCATGCACTACCTGGGCATGGCGGCGATGGTGATGCCGGCGACGATGAGCTTCGAGCCGATCCTGTTCACGCTGTCGGTCCTGATCGCGGTCGTCGCGGCGACGGTGGCGCTGTGGTTCACGCTGGTCATCCGGGGTCGGGCCGCCACGCTCGCCGCCGCGGCGGTGATGGGGGTGGCCGTGTGCGGCATGCACTACACCGGGATGGCGGCGATGCGGCTGACTCCCGACCCCGCCGGTGGCATCGGCGGCACGTCGTTCACCGGCCTGCTCCCGCCGGTGCTGCTGGTGGTCAGCGTGGTGACCGTGGTGCTGCTGATCTTCGTGGCGTTTTCCGCCTCGCCGGCGGAGCTGGTCGAGGACGCCGAGTTCGCCGCCCGGATGCGGCGCACCGCGCAGGAGCGGCAGGAGCGCGTGGACGCCCTGGGTCCCCGGCCGCAGTCGGAGTCGATCGTGGCGCCGTCGGCCGGTGCGGCGGTGGCCGGCCAACCGCGGATCCCGTCGCGCCCGTCGCCGTCCCCCACGCCGAACCCGCACCGGCTGGGCCGTCGGGCGACCACCCGGCCGGGCAACGACTGA
- a CDS encoding enoyl-CoA hydratase-related protein, with protein sequence MRLLLLVSAFNGLTQRIWDELRDRGHDVAVEFALDERTICDGVYQAQPDLILCPYLKERVPTEVWTKWRTVIIHPGPIGDRGPSSLDWAITEGAPAWGVTALQAVEEMDAGPIWAHREFPLPAEPVRKSTLYTGPVADAAVACALEVVEHAADPDFRPVPLESAPRPIPDTRERPLMKQAERAFDWGDNATDIVRRIRAADGFPGVRTELAGQPVSAFDAHLGEGTGTPGEIIGRQDGYLLVAAGEGAVWLGHLRRRGGVKLPAATVLADALDRVPQRTDGPAEISYRRHGSVGELTFRFYNGAAGVDQCRRLRRELHRAARQDTTVLVLRGGDDVFCNGIHLNEISAAADPAAQAWENIKAINLVCRELIEAAEDQVTIAAFSGNAGAGGVMLGLGADVVAARAGVVLNPYYDMGLYGSELHSYALPRRIGVERADQLLNDCLPIGSGTAARLGLVDLTGPGNPAEFGAWLSDLAQQYAEPGTWRDIRAARKPVPRPLDYHETLELAEMAQDIFDDRSGFHAARESFVRKVAPSATPPRLATHRR encoded by the coding sequence GTGCGCCTGCTACTGCTCGTGTCGGCCTTCAACGGCCTGACCCAACGGATCTGGGACGAACTCAGGGACCGCGGACATGACGTCGCCGTCGAGTTCGCCCTCGACGAGCGCACGATCTGTGACGGTGTCTACCAGGCCCAACCGGACCTGATCCTCTGCCCGTACCTGAAGGAACGGGTGCCGACAGAGGTGTGGACGAAGTGGCGGACGGTGATCATCCACCCCGGCCCGATCGGCGATCGCGGCCCGTCCTCGCTGGACTGGGCGATCACCGAGGGGGCGCCGGCGTGGGGCGTCACCGCGCTGCAAGCGGTCGAGGAGATGGACGCCGGCCCGATCTGGGCGCACCGCGAGTTCCCGCTGCCGGCCGAACCGGTGCGCAAGTCGACCCTGTACACCGGGCCGGTCGCCGACGCCGCCGTCGCCTGCGCGCTGGAGGTCGTCGAGCACGCCGCCGACCCCGACTTCCGGCCGGTACCGCTGGAGTCGGCGCCGCGACCGATCCCGGACACCCGGGAGCGCCCGCTGATGAAGCAGGCCGAGCGCGCCTTCGACTGGGGCGACAACGCCACCGACATCGTCCGCCGGATCCGCGCCGCGGACGGCTTCCCCGGCGTGCGTACCGAACTGGCCGGCCAGCCGGTCAGCGCGTTCGACGCGCACCTGGGCGAGGGCACCGGTACGCCCGGCGAGATCATCGGCCGCCAGGACGGCTACCTGCTCGTCGCCGCCGGCGAGGGTGCGGTGTGGCTGGGCCACCTGCGCCGGCGCGGCGGGGTGAAGCTGCCCGCCGCCACGGTGCTGGCCGACGCGCTCGACCGGGTGCCGCAGCGCACCGACGGGCCGGCGGAGATCAGCTACCGGCGGCACGGTTCGGTCGGCGAGCTGACGTTCCGGTTCTACAACGGGGCGGCCGGCGTCGACCAGTGCCGCCGGCTGCGCCGGGAGCTGCACCGGGCCGCCCGGCAGGACACCACCGTGCTGGTGCTGCGCGGCGGCGACGACGTGTTCTGCAATGGCATCCACCTCAACGAGATCTCCGCGGCGGCCGATCCGGCCGCGCAGGCCTGGGAGAACATCAAGGCGATCAACCTGGTCTGCCGGGAACTGATCGAGGCGGCCGAGGACCAGGTCACGATCGCCGCGTTCAGCGGCAACGCCGGCGCCGGCGGCGTGATGCTCGGGCTGGGCGCGGACGTGGTGGCCGCGCGGGCCGGCGTCGTGCTCAACCCGTACTACGACATGGGGCTGTACGGCTCGGAGCTGCACAGCTATGCGCTGCCTCGGCGGATCGGCGTCGAGCGCGCCGACCAGCTGCTCAACGACTGCCTGCCGATCGGCTCCGGTACCGCCGCGCGGCTCGGGCTGGTCGACCTGACCGGCCCCGGCAACCCGGCCGAGTTCGGCGCCTGGCTGTCGGACCTGGCCCAGCAGTACGCCGAACCCGGCACCTGGCGCGACATCCGCGCCGCGCGCAAGCCGGTACCGCGGCCGCTGGACTACCACGAGACGCTGGAGCTCGCGGAGATGGCGCAGGACATCTTCGACGACCGGTCCGGATTCCACGCCGCCCGCGAGTCGTTCGTCCGCAAGGTGGCCCCGTCGGCCACCCCGCCGCGACTGGCCACCCACCGCCGCTGA
- a CDS encoding winged helix DNA-binding domain-containing protein, with protein MTVLTPRALNRALLARQHLLHRTDRAVPETVRHLVGLQAQLPSAPYPGLWSRIAGFTPDQLAGPMADRTVLRIPAMRGTIHTLTAADCLDLRPRLAPVLDRFLRTLRARLDGLDLNKVAETARELVEQRPRTYHDLGRELADRWPGYDATALGHVARCRLALVQVTPRGLWGRSGPAAHTTAEHWVGAPLGTDTAPDPLVLRYLAAFGPATAADVQTWSGLTGLRAVLDRLRPQLVTFRTADGAELFDLPDAPRPDPDTPAPVRLLPPLDNLLLSHADRSRVVPAEYRHHLQRPNGLLPGVLLVAGTVRGSWADETGRDGARLTVTPFRALSVRDTAAVTAEARRLLAFLSPDADTREVRIAPVP; from the coding sequence GTGACCGTACTGACGCCGCGGGCGCTCAACCGTGCCCTGCTCGCCCGCCAGCACCTGCTGCACCGCACCGACCGGGCGGTACCCGAGACGGTGCGGCACCTCGTCGGGTTGCAGGCGCAGCTGCCGTCCGCCCCCTACCCGGGGCTGTGGTCCCGGATCGCCGGCTTCACCCCCGACCAGCTCGCCGGGCCGATGGCCGACCGGACCGTCCTGCGGATCCCGGCCATGCGGGGCACGATCCACACCCTGACCGCCGCCGACTGCCTCGACCTGCGGCCACGGCTCGCACCGGTCCTCGACCGGTTCCTGCGCACGCTGCGGGCCCGGCTCGACGGGCTGGATCTGAACAAGGTGGCCGAGACCGCGCGGGAGCTGGTCGAGCAACGGCCCCGCACCTACCACGACCTCGGTCGCGAGCTCGCGGACCGCTGGCCGGGGTACGACGCCACGGCGCTGGGGCACGTGGCGCGCTGCCGGCTCGCGCTGGTACAGGTCACCCCGCGCGGATTGTGGGGCCGCAGCGGCCCGGCCGCGCACACCACCGCCGAACACTGGGTGGGCGCGCCACTGGGTACCGACACCGCGCCGGATCCGCTGGTGCTGCGCTACCTCGCCGCGTTCGGCCCGGCCACCGCGGCCGACGTGCAGACCTGGTCCGGGCTGACCGGGCTGCGCGCGGTGCTGGACCGGCTGCGGCCGCAGCTGGTCACCTTCCGTACCGCCGATGGCGCCGAGCTGTTCGACCTCCCCGACGCGCCGCGCCCGGACCCGGACACCCCGGCGCCGGTGCGGCTCCTGCCGCCGCTGGACAACCTGCTGCTGTCGCACGCCGACCGCAGCCGGGTCGTTCCCGCCGAGTACCGGCACCACCTGCAGAGGCCCAACGGGCTGCTCCCCGGCGTCCTGCTGGTGGCCGGTACGGTGCGCGGCAGCTGGGCCGACGAGACCGGCCGGGACGGCGCCCGGCTGACCGTGACACCGTTCCGGGCGCTGTCGGTACGTGACACGGCAGCGGTCACCGCCGAGGCCCGGCGGTTGCTCGCCTTCCTGTCCCCCGACGCCGACACCCGCGAGGTGCGCATCGCCCCGGTACCGTAG